One region of Chlorobiota bacterium genomic DNA includes:
- a CDS encoding M20/M25/M40 family metallo-hydrolase: MNQPFRGCCQSLLPLLLVNTSISMSQSTAIPEEPHDHHAIARRIADAALSSGRSHEMLRELCTTIGHRLSGSPQAVQAVEWGRRVMVESGLERVHLQPVLVPHWERGAAERVVLTANGIQTPLHALALGGSVATPAGGIAAEVIEVKGIAEVAGLGERARGKIIFFNRPMDPTLVNTFDAYSGAVDQRVHGPVAAARVGAIGVVVRSMTTALDTFPHTGMLRYNDSIAQIPAVAISTADAEWLSSTVRQHPAAQLSIQTDCRTLPDAESHNVIGQLTGTEKPEEVVVIGGHLDSWDVGEGAHDDGAGCVQAIEALRLLKVLGLRPKRTIRAVLWMNEENGMRGGIAYADSVGKHGPKHIAAIESDRGGFAPRGFYIEADMPTVERVARWSGYFRIMGAERFIHGGGGADIGPLKAHGTLNIGLNVESHRYFDYHHAASDTFQQVNRRELELGAAAMALLAWLIAEEGVEWER, from the coding sequence ATGAACCAACCATTTCGTGGCTGCTGCCAATCGTTGCTTCCGCTGCTTCTTGTCAACACATCCATTTCCATGAGCCAATCAACCGCGATTCCTGAAGAACCGCACGACCACCACGCCATTGCCCGCCGCATTGCCGATGCCGCGTTATCCAGCGGGCGTTCCCACGAAATGCTTCGCGAGCTTTGCACCACCATTGGCCACCGTTTAAGCGGGTCGCCCCAAGCGGTCCAAGCGGTTGAATGGGGCCGCCGTGTGATGGTCGAGTCCGGTTTGGAGCGGGTCCACTTGCAACCGGTGCTGGTCCCACACTGGGAGCGTGGCGCGGCGGAAAGGGTGGTCCTGACCGCCAACGGAATCCAAACGCCGCTGCACGCGCTGGCGTTGGGGGGAAGCGTGGCAACCCCGGCTGGGGGAATCGCCGCCGAAGTGATTGAGGTGAAAGGGATTGCCGAAGTTGCGGGGCTTGGGGAACGCGCTCGCGGGAAGATCATCTTCTTCAACCGCCCAATGGATCCAACGTTGGTGAACACGTTCGACGCGTACAGCGGCGCGGTGGACCAGCGGGTCCATGGGCCGGTGGCGGCGGCGCGGGTTGGGGCAATCGGGGTGGTGGTCCGTTCGATGACCACGGCGTTGGACACCTTCCCCCACACCGGAATGCTCCGCTACAACGACAGCATCGCGCAGATACCAGCCGTGGCAATCAGCACCGCCGATGCCGAGTGGCTTAGCAGCACCGTGCGCCAGCATCCGGCGGCGCAACTGAGCATCCAAACCGACTGCCGCACCCTTCCCGATGCGGAATCGCACAACGTGATTGGCCAGCTAACCGGAACGGAAAAACCGGAGGAAGTGGTGGTGATTGGCGGCCACCTGGACAGCTGGGACGTTGGCGAAGGTGCGCACGACGACGGCGCAGGATGCGTGCAAGCAATCGAGGCGTTACGGCTGCTGAAGGTCCTGGGGCTGCGGCCCAAACGCACCATCCGCGCCGTGCTTTGGATGAACGAAGAGAACGGGATGCGGGGCGGCATTGCCTACGCCGATAGCGTTGGGAAGCATGGCCCCAAGCATATCGCCGCCATTGAAAGCGACCGCGGCGGGTTTGCCCCGCGTGGGTTCTACATCGAGGCGGATATGCCGACGGTGGAGCGGGTTGCGCGGTGGTCGGGGTATTTCCGCATCATGGGGGCCGAGCGGTTTATCCACGGCGGCGGCGGCGCAGATATCGGGCCGCTGAAGGCCCACGGCACGCTGAACATTGGGCTGAACGTGGAGTCGCACCGCTACTTCGATTACCACCACGCCGCCAGCGACACCTTCCAGCAAGTAAACCGCCGCGAACTTGAACTTGGCGCAGCCGCAATGGCCCTGCTGGCATGGCTGATTGCAGAAGAAGGGGTGGAGTGGGAACGGTGA
- a CDS encoding choice-of-anchor D domain-containing protein, whose amino-acid sequence MVARNTLVLALLSVALLCFAAQSLTAQRLVASYPFSGNASDASGNGHNGTVNGATLTEDRFGNANAAYNFDGINDYISVPHSSAFNFPFTYSISLWVKFCVSRNPNTNADAIINKGPHDAAGYSIQRAPFEKIAFSPYTADLGGTSTTTSNLNDGRWHHFVAVYESTTRDPKREYFSIYLDGVLEDTDDGAAFPTYTNTLNLWIARSIKYPLFYFKGAIDDINIYDTMLTAAQVSALYRANGWPKAAQPNTLNLSIAASDTVICPGKTVQLSLLGNPTEVTWNPSPTLQGPTSMFPTVTPEKTTTYIVKALKIAGAEPCRDTVQKIDSIRITVRQPPKVELGSTRYVCLGDSITIGANASDGAPPYRYQWNPHPLISSRNQLLQTVKVDRSTLFILTVTDDQGCIARDTLNVVILSPPKMNAGADTTICRGASVLLGGVLEQGVPPITYRWSPSLGLSDTAARTPLAAPDSTTSYVVAVTSSNGCIWRDTVTLTVAPQPSIDAGPSRSICADSSTVLSPMIAGRTPKAIQWTPSSSLSCADCQNPTARPTATTTYRVTITDSSGCTAVDSVEVRVLRPQLSAAATVDFGTLDGCTSTRDTAITLTNSGDAPMEITEARIAGTSFSVAGLPVVLAPGESRTITVRFSPQSSGSIAEEVELVGDQCGATARITLRGEKQQSLVSISHGAMEFGLAASCQATPRDTVVVIRNNGTAPATISPGVVSAPFSVASPNLPATIVAGDSLQLTLRYAPVAAGAFSDDLRLGYASGSCRDTLRLRLSGRVVTPELAPIGVIDFGTLTGCATSRDTTIMLRNGSEIELWVTRLYSSSGEYLVAPSSAVIPPGDSLAVTVSYRPSSSGSHSGTIEAEYEPCGGSLGAQLLGQKQGVSVELPDTVSFGRVVMCGDSTVSQRLPIRFSGSDGVIVSASVGGPFGVGNVAGQSLPDGVEQGVSVSFAPTAEGSFAEAMELRFSPCGITKRVVVTGQRVTPKLQAIDLDFGAQQVGQSASGRVGFVNVGGVAVRVEGIAGVGSPFQVSSTEPGLPAEIAPGDTVWATISYAPESGEQSTTATARTSLPCEVTASANVRGKGEQSGRLTLKLPSLEASAGERVKVGVWAEVGDGGFAGAGGLSFSGVLRFNSSLLYPAGSTPMGSVVDGERLIGVSGELPAGFTSGEVGSYEFVATLGNAETTALKLTDVNLSSGSGEVEVEPGEFRLNGICRFGTLRLIEAEGKLILKPNRPNPVTWETEIEYELIEGGQTRLSVVSTLGQEVLRLVDGVSRRGRYVVRFNAGVLPSGTYLYILETPTQRLTRMMNVAK is encoded by the coding sequence ATGGTTGCACGCAACACGCTCGTTCTTGCCTTGCTCTCCGTTGCCCTCCTTTGCTTTGCTGCCCAGAGCCTTACCGCCCAGCGATTGGTTGCCAGCTACCCCTTCAGCGGTAACGCCAGCGATGCCAGCGGCAACGGGCACAACGGCACCGTGAACGGTGCCACCCTTACCGAGGACCGCTTCGGCAACGCCAACGCCGCCTACAACTTCGACGGCATCAACGACTACATCAGTGTCCCCCACTCCTCTGCATTCAACTTCCCCTTCACCTACTCCATCTCCCTCTGGGTCAAGTTCTGTGTATCCAGAAACCCCAACACCAATGCTGACGCCATAATAAACAAAGGCCCCCATGACGCTGCAGGGTATAGTATCCAGCGTGCCCCTTTTGAAAAGATTGCGTTTAGCCCCTATACAGCTGATCTTGGTGGTACATCCACGACCACCTCTAACCTGAACGACGGCCGCTGGCATCATTTCGTCGCCGTCTATGAGTCAACCACACGTGACCCTAAAAGAGAATATTTCTCCATCTACCTTGACGGGGTCTTAGAAGACACAGATGATGGTGCCGCGTTCCCTACGTACACCAACACCCTCAATCTTTGGATCGCTCGTTCTATTAAGTATCCTCTATTCTATTTCAAAGGAGCGATAGATGATATCAACATCTACGACACCATGCTCACCGCTGCCCAGGTCTCGGCACTCTACCGCGCCAACGGCTGGCCAAAGGCTGCGCAGCCCAACACCCTCAACCTCTCCATCGCTGCCTCCGATACCGTCATCTGCCCGGGCAAAACCGTCCAACTCTCCCTGCTCGGCAACCCAACAGAGGTTACGTGGAACCCTTCCCCCACCTTGCAAGGCCCTACCTCCATGTTCCCCACCGTCACCCCCGAGAAAACCACAACCTACATCGTCAAAGCCCTGAAGATTGCCGGTGCCGAGCCGTGCCGCGACACTGTTCAAAAGATTGACTCCATCCGCATCACCGTTCGCCAGCCGCCGAAGGTTGAGCTGGGGTCCACGCGCTATGTCTGCCTCGGCGACTCCATCACCATCGGTGCCAATGCCTCCGATGGCGCGCCACCCTACCGTTACCAGTGGAACCCCCATCCACTCATCTCCAGCCGTAATCAACTCCTCCAAACCGTCAAGGTTGATCGCTCCACTCTCTTCATCCTCACTGTCACCGATGACCAGGGGTGCATCGCCCGCGATACCCTCAACGTCGTCATCCTCTCACCGCCAAAAATGAACGCCGGTGCCGACACCACCATCTGTCGCGGTGCCAGCGTTTTGCTGGGGGGTGTGCTGGAGCAAGGCGTTCCACCCATCACCTACCGCTGGAGCCCAAGCCTGGGACTTAGCGACACCGCAGCGCGCACGCCACTGGCCGCGCCCGACTCCACCACCAGCTACGTCGTTGCCGTCACAAGCTCCAACGGCTGCATCTGGCGCGACACCGTCACGCTCACCGTTGCTCCCCAACCGAGCATTGATGCCGGACCCAGCCGCTCCATCTGCGCCGACTCCAGCACGGTTCTTTCGCCAATGATTGCCGGGCGCACGCCAAAGGCAATCCAATGGACTCCATCATCCAGCCTCTCCTGCGCCGATTGCCAGAACCCAACCGCACGCCCAACCGCAACCACCACCTATCGGGTGACGATCACCGACTCCTCCGGCTGCACCGCCGTTGACTCGGTGGAGGTCCGCGTCCTTCGCCCACAACTCAGCGCGGCTGCAACGGTGGACTTCGGCACGTTGGACGGCTGCACCTCCACACGCGACACAGCAATCACCCTCACCAACAGCGGCGACGCGCCGATGGAGATCACCGAAGCACGGATTGCCGGAACCAGCTTCAGCGTTGCCGGGCTGCCGGTGGTGCTGGCCCCCGGCGAGAGCCGGACGATCACCGTGAGGTTCTCGCCGCAGTCGTCGGGGAGCATTGCCGAGGAGGTGGAGCTTGTCGGCGACCAGTGCGGCGCGACGGCGCGGATCACCCTCCGCGGGGAGAAGCAGCAATCGCTGGTGAGCATCTCGCACGGGGCGATGGAGTTCGGGCTGGCGGCCAGCTGCCAAGCCACGCCACGCGACACAGTGGTGGTGATTCGGAACAACGGAACCGCGCCAGCAACGATCAGCCCCGGGGTCGTCTCGGCTCCATTTTCGGTGGCATCGCCGAACCTTCCGGCAACGATCGTGGCCGGGGATAGCCTGCAACTGACGCTGCGCTACGCCCCCGTCGCTGCGGGAGCTTTCAGCGATGATTTGCGGCTTGGATACGCCAGCGGAAGCTGCCGTGACACGTTGCGGCTGCGGCTGTCGGGTCGGGTGGTAACGCCGGAGCTTGCGCCGATTGGGGTGATAGATTTCGGGACGCTGACCGGCTGCGCAACCAGCCGTGACACGACGATCATGCTTCGGAACGGCTCGGAGATCGAGCTTTGGGTGACACGGCTCTACTCCAGCAGTGGCGAGTATTTGGTGGCTCCATCATCGGCAGTGATCCCCCCTGGCGACAGCCTTGCGGTGACGGTGAGCTACCGCCCATCAAGCAGCGGAAGCCACTCGGGAACGATCGAAGCAGAGTATGAGCCATGCGGGGGATCGCTGGGCGCGCAGCTCCTGGGTCAGAAGCAAGGAGTGAGTGTTGAGCTTCCCGACACGGTGAGCTTCGGTCGCGTGGTGATGTGTGGCGATTCGACGGTGAGCCAGCGATTGCCGATTCGTTTTTCTGGGTCCGATGGAGTGATTGTTTCGGCGAGTGTTGGAGGTCCGTTTGGAGTTGGCAACGTTGCCGGGCAATCGCTGCCGGACGGGGTGGAACAGGGGGTAAGCGTGAGCTTCGCGCCAACAGCTGAAGGCTCGTTTGCCGAAGCGATGGAGTTGCGTTTTTCGCCGTGCGGGATCACGAAGCGGGTGGTGGTGACCGGCCAGCGGGTCACGCCGAAGCTGCAGGCGATTGATCTTGATTTTGGGGCACAGCAAGTTGGTCAATCGGCCAGTGGTCGGGTTGGGTTCGTCAACGTTGGCGGGGTTGCGGTTCGGGTGGAAGGGATTGCGGGGGTGGGATCGCCATTCCAAGTATCGTCCACGGAGCCAGGGTTGCCAGCGGAGATTGCTCCTGGGGACACGGTGTGGGCAACGATCAGCTACGCTCCGGAATCGGGCGAACAATCAACCACGGCGACAGCGCGAACAAGCCTTCCATGCGAAGTCACGGCAAGTGCGAACGTTCGCGGGAAGGGGGAGCAGAGCGGGCGATTGACGCTGAAGCTGCCAAGCCTTGAAGCATCGGCAGGGGAGCGAGTGAAGGTTGGAGTTTGGGCCGAAGTTGGCGATGGCGGTTTTGCGGGAGCGGGAGGATTGAGCTTCAGCGGTGTGCTGCGGTTCAACAGCAGCCTGCTCTATCCTGCGGGATCAACACCGATGGGGAGCGTGGTGGATGGAGAGCGATTGATTGGAGTGAGCGGCGAGTTGCCTGCTGGCTTCACGAGCGGGGAAGTGGGGAGTTATGAGTTCGTCGCGACGCTTGGGAACGCGGAGACAACGGCGTTGAAGCTGACGGATGTGAACCTGAGCAGCGGGAGCGGAGAGGTGGAAGTGGAGCCTGGGGAGTTCCGACTGAATGGTATCTGCCGATTCGGGACGCTGCGGTTGATCGAGGCAGAAGGGAAGCTAATCCTGAAGCCGAACCGCCCGAACCCTGTGACGTGGGAGACAGAGATTGAGTACGAGCTGATTGAAGGCGGTCAAACGCGGCTGAGCGTGGTCAGCACGCTGGGTCAGGAGGTGTTGCGATTGGTGGATGGGGTCTCGCGCCGGGGTCGGTACGTGGTACGGTTCAACGCAGGAGTGCTCCCCAGCGGGACGTACCTGTACATCTTAGAAACCCCCACCCAACGCCTCACCCGCATGATGAACGTGGCCAAGTGA
- the mfd gene encoding transcription-repair coupling factor, with the protein MRRILDSIGSGQAFSQVLQGVKDRPVVHLRGLAGSLRSLVPALLYQRTSRPLLMIFEDRADADATFADLATLLGPDHTLLYQESHHTTATISDTLDAEVISLTDALKSLADRPDRVVVTDVETLAAHVPTARNITGHILPLSVGDTVGFEEFTLRLAKGGFERTDIVEAVGTYAVRGGIIDIFPVGVDNPVRVEFFGDEIDSMREFDPASQRSIRDFTSINLMAKLFHSEDQDQLTATILEHLPQNTIFFLEEPERVFGLLEDAGQGGMIARIEAHTLLTHSQVPPQGAEVLDFGGRAQPPVQSSLKELCKVVDGLRANKQRVFLLADGDDARRRLNDLIDGEHDRAADEDRPYDFPPTDLIYLSDTLTHGFVLPAQNLAVFVEHEIFSRQRSRSRVVRRKQFKGFTLRELKQLRPGDYVVHVDKGIGRFVGLESITAAGQRGEAVKLEYASGDILFVNLNYINRLQKYSSKEGAVPKLSKLGTDEWERAKARAKRRVKDIARELIRLYALRKSQPGVQFPPDTSWQRELEASFMYEDTPDQAAATVAVKRDMESATPMDRLVCGDVGFGKTEVAVRAAFKAVQGGKQVAILAPTTILAQQHFNSFRDRLARYAVNVGLLSRFRTKAEQKETVEGLKRGVVDVLIGTHRILSKDVAFKDLGLLIVDEEQRFGVAAKEKLRQMRANIDTLTLTATPIPRTLNFSLMGARDLSVIETPPRNRLPIQTELMRWNDEAIAEAVTRELRRGGQCFVVHWRIGDLDELAAKIHDLVPEARVVTAHGEMPPEQLESTMMKFIERQFNVLVTTKIIESGLDIPSANTMIVNHADKFGLAELYQLRGRVGRSNIQAYCFMIVPPPTGMSRVALKRLQAIAELSELGSGIRLAMRDMEIRGAGNLLGAEQSGFIEEVGFDLYQRIVDEAVEELKREEFRDLFRDQIEEKERALLLPNNEDIQIEAEGDALIPKKYIREDSERYEVYLRLYTAKDLSALLRVVSEIRDRFGKMPPETENLLTALRLRLAGMETGAARLVLRDGVMRLELPPQSNQEFYDRWFQPLMFATSHSPFVQLETKGKSLAVRFDRIASIEEAENALAAFKDAMMEQRMRGSA; encoded by the coding sequence ATGCGGCGCATTCTTGATTCTATCGGTTCCGGCCAAGCCTTTTCCCAGGTGCTCCAGGGGGTGAAGGACCGTCCGGTTGTGCATCTTCGCGGGCTTGCGGGGTCGCTTCGTTCGTTGGTTCCGGCATTGCTGTACCAGCGCACCAGCCGCCCCCTGCTGATGATCTTCGAGGACCGCGCCGATGCCGATGCAACCTTCGCCGACCTTGCAACCCTGCTTGGTCCGGACCACACCCTGCTCTATCAGGAATCGCACCACACCACGGCCACCATCAGCGACACGCTGGATGCCGAGGTGATCTCCCTAACCGACGCGCTGAAATCCCTTGCCGACCGCCCCGACCGCGTGGTGGTTACCGACGTTGAAACCCTTGCCGCCCACGTTCCAACCGCACGCAATATCACCGGCCACATCCTTCCGCTATCGGTGGGCGATACCGTTGGGTTCGAGGAGTTCACCCTCCGGCTGGCAAAAGGTGGATTCGAGCGCACCGACATCGTGGAGGCAGTCGGGACCTACGCCGTGCGCGGGGGGATCATTGACATCTTCCCCGTGGGCGTGGACAACCCCGTGCGGGTGGAGTTCTTTGGCGATGAGATTGACTCCATGCGGGAGTTCGACCCCGCATCGCAGCGTTCCATCCGCGACTTCACCAGCATCAACCTGATGGCCAAGCTGTTCCACAGCGAGGACCAGGACCAACTGACGGCCACCATTCTGGAACACCTTCCCCAAAACACCATCTTTTTTCTTGAGGAGCCGGAGCGGGTTTTTGGATTGTTGGAAGATGCCGGCCAGGGGGGGATGATCGCACGAATCGAAGCCCACACGCTGCTGACGCATTCGCAGGTCCCCCCGCAGGGTGCCGAGGTGCTTGATTTCGGCGGGCGCGCCCAGCCGCCGGTGCAATCGTCGCTGAAGGAGCTGTGCAAGGTGGTTGATGGGCTGCGAGCCAACAAGCAACGCGTCTTCCTGCTGGCCGATGGCGACGACGCACGCCGCCGGCTGAACGACCTTATTGACGGCGAACACGACCGCGCTGCCGACGAGGACCGCCCCTACGACTTCCCCCCAACCGACTTGATCTACCTGAGCGACACCCTTACCCACGGGTTCGTTCTTCCCGCGCAAAACCTTGCGGTGTTTGTCGAGCATGAAATCTTTAGCCGCCAGCGTTCGCGCTCGCGCGTGGTCCGGCGGAAGCAGTTTAAGGGGTTCACGCTGCGGGAGCTGAAGCAGCTGCGCCCGGGCGATTACGTGGTCCACGTTGACAAAGGGATTGGGCGGTTTGTTGGGCTGGAGTCCATCACCGCAGCAGGGCAACGTGGGGAGGCTGTGAAGTTGGAGTACGCATCGGGCGACATCCTGTTTGTGAACCTTAACTACATCAATCGCCTGCAGAAATATTCCTCGAAAGAAGGGGCCGTCCCGAAGCTGAGCAAGCTGGGAACCGACGAGTGGGAGCGGGCAAAGGCGCGGGCAAAACGGAGGGTGAAGGACATCGCGCGCGAGCTGATCCGGCTGTACGCGCTTCGGAAATCGCAGCCTGGCGTGCAGTTCCCCCCCGACACCAGCTGGCAGCGCGAGCTGGAAGCATCGTTCATGTACGAGGACACCCCCGACCAAGCCGCAGCAACCGTTGCCGTGAAGCGCGACATGGAATCGGCAACGCCAATGGACCGGCTTGTGTGTGGCGATGTCGGCTTCGGCAAAACGGAGGTTGCGGTGCGTGCGGCATTCAAGGCGGTTCAGGGGGGGAAGCAGGTGGCAATCCTTGCGCCAACCACCATCCTTGCCCAGCAGCATTTCAACAGTTTCCGCGACCGATTGGCGCGCTATGCCGTCAACGTCGGGCTCCTTTCCCGATTCCGCACCAAGGCCGAACAGAAGGAGACGGTGGAAGGATTGAAGCGGGGCGTTGTGGATGTGCTGATCGGGACCCACCGCATCCTGAGCAAGGACGTTGCTTTCAAGGATTTGGGATTGCTGATTGTTGACGAGGAACAGCGGTTCGGCGTGGCCGCAAAGGAGAAGCTCCGCCAAATGCGCGCCAACATTGACACGCTGACCCTGACCGCAACCCCAATCCCCCGAACCCTCAACTTCAGCCTGATGGGCGCGCGCGACCTTAGCGTTATCGAGACCCCGCCGCGCAACCGCCTGCCAATCCAAACCGAGCTGATGCGGTGGAACGACGAAGCCATTGCCGAGGCCGTCACCCGCGAGCTTCGCCGTGGCGGGCAATGCTTTGTTGTCCATTGGCGCATTGGCGACCTTGATGAGCTGGCCGCAAAAATCCACGACCTTGTCCCCGAGGCGCGGGTGGTTACCGCCCACGGCGAAATGCCCCCGGAGCAGTTGGAAAGCACCATGATGAAGTTCATCGAGCGGCAGTTCAACGTCCTTGTCACCACCAAGATTATTGAGTCAGGGTTGGATATTCCATCGGCCAACACCATGATTGTCAACCATGCCGACAAGTTCGGATTGGCCGAGCTGTACCAGCTTCGCGGGCGGGTGGGGCGTTCCAATATCCAAGCCTACTGCTTCATGATTGTTCCCCCGCCAACCGGAATGTCACGCGTGGCGCTGAAACGCCTGCAAGCCATTGCCGAGCTTTCCGAGCTTGGCTCCGGAATCCGTTTGGCGATGCGCGATATGGAGATTCGCGGCGCGGGGAATTTGCTGGGGGCCGAGCAATCGGGGTTCATCGAAGAAGTTGGATTCGACCTGTACCAACGGATTGTTGACGAGGCGGTGGAGGAGCTGAAGCGTGAAGAATTCCGCGACCTGTTCCGCGACCAAATCGAGGAGAAGGAACGGGCGTTGCTGCTGCCGAACAACGAGGATATCCAGATTGAGGCCGAGGGGGACGCGCTGATCCCGAAGAAGTACATCCGCGAGGATAGCGAGCGGTACGAGGTCTATCTGCGGCTTTACACCGCCAAAGATCTATCGGCCCTGCTGCGGGTGGTTTCCGAAATCCGCGACCGTTTTGGGAAGATGCCGCCCGAAACCGAAAACCTGCTGACCGCACTCCGGCTGCGGCTTGCGGGGATGGAGACCGGAGCGGCACGATTGGTGCTGCGCGACGGAGTGATGCGGCTGGAGCTTCCGCCGCAAAGCAACCAGGAGTTCTACGACCGCTGGTTCCAGCCGCTGATGTTTGCCACCAGCCACAGCCCGTTTGTGCAGCTTGAGACCAAAGGGAAATCCCTTGCCGTCCGGTTCGACCGAATCGCCAGCATCGAGGAGGCCGAAAACGCCCTTGCTGCCTTCAAGGATGCGATGATGGAACAACGGATGAGAGGCTCGGCCTAA
- a CDS encoding OmpA family protein → MNFRTLVAASLAAALLAATGLHAQPQDSPSPLPGNRLGAAFGAFGHLSLNFHSAEFATLPGIPSCCPRYETGTGIGPTIGLFYQLPIGDPFFLDLRAGLFSNSATLTTTEPTTVIVGNQTLDAEFEHVVQATLASIGAEPRLGLHLSGPLALQIGGRVGSVISSSFSQRETIVQPSDVGVFENGRRTRNDTAATIPNAAAAEAAVVAGISYQLPLNRQRTLWLQPEALVSIGLTDVAADADWRANAVRFGVAVKYHPPSTPLVADLPEPLPTGPSPTTPAVPSDSLPGISAAIAAVGVGRDGAELPVASIRTEEFISTSLRPLLNYLFFAPNSATIPERYVQIPAEATGQFRIERLHNVGTLPTYYHLLNIVGKRMRQHLEATITITGCSPEMASGETGAEAGGTLARQRAEAVRHYLLSVWDIAPERIAIETRAMPATPSNPAEADGMEENRRAEITASIPEILEPVVTTDTIRTVNPPVIRLKPTVQATAGVLNWGITASQGGQPLRSFSGLGKPPATLDWNIEQEQATIPKGKGPLHFQLSTEDVAGGKATATETLAVEQLTVQTKRTERIADREIDRYSLILFDFDRAELNAPNQRIGQFIRGRIGPEATVAITGYTDRIGEPEHNQRLSEERARATAQALGARPEQAVGRGETTTLFNNDLPEGRFYCRTVTVVVETPIR, encoded by the coding sequence ATGAATTTCCGCACTCTTGTTGCTGCAAGCCTTGCGGCGGCATTGTTGGCCGCAACGGGGCTTCATGCCCAGCCCCAGGATTCGCCCAGCCCCTTGCCCGGCAACCGTTTGGGGGCTGCGTTCGGGGCGTTTGGGCACCTGTCGCTGAACTTTCATTCGGCGGAGTTCGCCACGCTGCCGGGCATTCCAAGCTGCTGCCCACGCTACGAAACCGGGACCGGGATTGGCCCAACGATTGGGCTGTTCTATCAGCTACCCATTGGCGATCCTTTTTTCCTTGATCTGCGTGCAGGATTGTTCAGCAACAGCGCCACGCTGACCACCACCGAACCAACCACCGTCATTGTTGGGAACCAGACGCTGGACGCGGAGTTTGAACACGTTGTGCAAGCAACGCTGGCTTCGATTGGGGCCGAGCCACGGCTGGGCCTTCACCTTTCCGGACCGTTGGCGTTGCAGATTGGCGGGCGGGTGGGAAGCGTGATTTCCAGCAGCTTCAGCCAGCGCGAGACAATCGTGCAACCCAGCGATGTTGGAGTGTTCGAGAACGGACGGCGCACCCGCAACGACACCGCCGCCACAATCCCAAACGCCGCCGCAGCCGAGGCAGCAGTGGTTGCCGGAATCAGCTACCAGCTTCCGCTGAACCGCCAGCGCACGCTCTGGTTGCAGCCGGAGGCTCTGGTCTCGATTGGGCTTACCGACGTTGCTGCCGATGCCGATTGGAGGGCCAACGCCGTGCGGTTTGGCGTTGCGGTGAAATATCACCCGCCAAGTACTCCGCTGGTTGCGGACCTTCCCGAACCACTGCCCACGGGTCCTTCGCCCACCACGCCGGCGGTCCCTTCCGATTCCTTGCCAGGAATTTCTGCGGCCATTGCGGCTGTTGGCGTTGGGCGCGACGGCGCGGAGCTTCCGGTTGCCAGCATCCGCACCGAGGAGTTCATCTCCACCTCGCTCCGTCCGTTGCTCAATTATCTTTTCTTCGCCCCAAACTCCGCCACGATTCCGGAGCGGTACGTCCAGATTCCGGCGGAGGCCACGGGGCAATTCCGCATCGAGCGGCTGCACAACGTGGGGACGCTTCCCACCTACTACCACCTGCTGAACATTGTTGGGAAGCGAATGCGCCAGCACCTGGAAGCAACCATCACCATCACCGGATGCAGCCCGGAAATGGCCAGCGGAGAAACCGGAGCGGAAGCGGGGGGAACGCTTGCACGCCAGCGCGCCGAAGCGGTCCGGCACTACCTTCTTTCCGTTTGGGACATTGCTCCAGAAAGGATTGCGATTGAAACCCGCGCCATGCCCGCAACCCCATCGAACCCAGCCGAGGCCGACGGGATGGAGGAGAACCGGCGCGCGGAGATTACGGCCAGCATCCCGGAAATTCTTGAGCCGGTGGTGACCACCGACACCATCCGAACCGTCAACCCTCCGGTCATCCGATTGAAGCCAACGGTGCAGGCAACGGCGGGGGTGCTGAATTGGGGGATTACGGCATCGCAAGGGGGGCAACCGTTGCGGAGCTTCAGCGGGCTTGGCAAGCCGCCAGCGACTCTGGATTGGAACATCGAGCAGGAGCAAGCCACGATCCCCAAAGGGAAGGGTCCGCTCCATTTCCAACTATCAACCGAAGACGTGGCGGGGGGGAAGGCAACCGCAACGGAGACGCTGGCGGTGGAGCAGCTTACCGTGCAGACCAAGCGAACCGAGCGGATTGCCGACCGCGAGATTGACCGCTACAGCTTGATCTTGTTCGACTTCGACCGCGCCGAATTGAACGCCCCGAACCAACGCATTGGCCAGTTTATTCGCGGGCGCATCGGCCCCGAGGCAACGGTTGCCATCACCGGCTACACCGACCGGATTGGCGAGCCGGAGCACAACCAGCGGCTTTCTGAGGAGCGCGCACGCGCCACCGCCCAAGCCCTGGGCGCACGCCCCGAACAAGCCGTGGGCCGCGGCGAAACCACCACGCTGTTCAACAACGATCTTCCCGAGGGGCGGTTCTACTGCCGCACCGTCACGGTGGTTGTGGAGACTCCGATCCGGTAA